Proteins encoded in a region of the Mucilaginibacter sabulilitoris genome:
- the ctlX gene encoding citrulline utilization hydrolase CtlX yields the protein MQSTNSILMIRPVSFGFNEQTADSNAFQNRDADQQAVQDKALAEFNGFVNTLKENGVSVTVIDDTPQPHTPDSIFPNNWVSFHADGNVFLYPMQAENRRLERREDIISKLEDSFKVAHVIDLSRFEAENKFLEGTGSMVLDRENKIAYAGLSPRTDQEVLKLFGEQAGYKIISFEAAEANGKAIYHTNVLMCIGSGFAVICADSIPNPHEKVVVLESLRSTRKEVITISFDQMNRFAGNMLEVKSNKGETLIVMSQNAYQALDEEQRLALQKYGKLVYADINTIETNGGGSARCMMAEVHLPVGK from the coding sequence ATGCAATCAACCAATAGCATATTAATGATACGGCCGGTAAGTTTCGGGTTTAACGAGCAAACTGCAGATAGTAACGCGTTTCAGAACCGCGATGCCGACCAGCAAGCCGTTCAGGATAAGGCACTGGCCGAGTTTAACGGTTTTGTGAATACTTTAAAAGAAAATGGTGTAAGTGTTACCGTAATTGATGATACACCGCAGCCGCATACCCCCGACTCTATTTTCCCTAACAACTGGGTATCATTCCATGCCGATGGTAATGTTTTCCTGTATCCCATGCAGGCCGAGAACCGCAGGCTGGAACGCCGCGAGGATATCATCAGCAAGCTGGAAGATAGTTTTAAAGTTGCCCATGTAATTGACCTGAGCCGCTTTGAAGCAGAAAATAAGTTCCTGGAAGGCACAGGTAGCATGGTACTCGACAGAGAGAACAAAATAGCCTACGCCGGTCTTTCGCCCCGTACAGATCAGGAAGTACTAAAATTGTTTGGTGAACAGGCCGGTTATAAAATCATCAGTTTTGAAGCTGCCGAAGCCAATGGCAAAGCCATATACCATACCAACGTACTGATGTGTATAGGCAGCGGGTTCGCGGTAATTTGTGCAGATAGTATCCCAAATCCGCATGAAAAGGTAGTGGTTCTGGAGTCGTTAAGATCAACCCGGAAAGAAGTGATCACCATCAGCTTTGATCAGATGAACCGCTTTGCAGGCAATATGCTGGAAGTGAAAAGCAATAAAGGCGAAACCCTGATTGTGATGTCGCAAAATGCTTACCAGGCCCTGGATGAAGAACAGAGATTGGCCCTCCAAAAATACGGCAAACTGGTGTATGCTGATATCAACACCATTGAAACCAATGGCGGCGGCAGCGCCAGGTGCATGATGGCGGAGGTGCATTTGCCGGTGGGGAAATAG
- a CDS encoding helix-turn-helix domain-containing protein, producing MAIIVNLDVEMAKNKMSLKELAERLDISMTNLSLLKTGKVKGVRFDTLEALCRELKCKPGDILDYKAD from the coding sequence ATGGCTATCATAGTAAACCTTGATGTAGAAATGGCGAAAAACAAGATGTCATTAAAAGAACTTGCCGAACGTCTGGATATCAGCATGACCAATCTTTCGCTGCTCAAAACTGGCAAAGTAAAGGGAGTACGATTTGACACGCTCGAAGCGCTTTGCCGTGAATTGAAGTGTAAACCCGGCGATATATTAGATTACAAAGCAGACTGA
- a CDS encoding DUF2975 domain-containing protein: MKTNSKWLLNTVRVILSILWYVNIVLIIIAFSLLTWKFITADAVDFSTPVKYPTHPEVIKLVPLIPDTGPVTVQSDQGMLKMQVRNTVGQIVTAYFFLILFEVLVMIIVYQLRKFFESIKQDMPFKYDNIKRLRITALCFASLTLLHILQGISTSILLRSYVKDYGQMVWSESFTGLILGAVIYIMADIFRYGFELQKENGEFV, translated from the coding sequence ATGAAAACTAATTCGAAATGGCTTTTAAACACTGTGAGGGTTATACTGAGCATATTGTGGTATGTTAACATCGTTTTAATAATCATCGCTTTCTCTCTGTTAACATGGAAATTTATTACAGCCGATGCTGTTGATTTTAGCACGCCTGTTAAATATCCCACTCATCCGGAGGTTATTAAACTCGTTCCGTTAATACCTGATACAGGTCCTGTTACTGTACAAAGCGACCAGGGTATGCTGAAAATGCAGGTGAGAAATACAGTTGGCCAAATAGTTACCGCCTATTTCTTTCTTATATTATTTGAGGTATTAGTTATGATTATCGTATACCAGCTACGTAAGTTTTTTGAAAGTATAAAACAAGATATGCCGTTTAAATATGATAATATCAAAAGGCTGCGCATAACGGCTCTGTGCTTCGCCTCCTTAACGCTGCTACATATTTTGCAGGGCATAAGTACTTCAATATTATTAAGGAGCTACGTTAAAGATTACGGGCAGATGGTATGGTCGGAAAGTTTTACAGGCCTGATTTTGGGTGCTGTGATTTATATTATGGCTGATATATTTAGGTATGGTTTTGAACTTCAAAAAGAAAATGGAGAGTTTGTATAA
- a CDS encoding arginine deiminase family protein, which produces MILTNNDFKIDVTSEIGSLRSLLIHSPDSGLGKVVPSKAQDWLFEDIVHLDTMRKNEYDYYVKLLLYFLDPDKIKGKLQQIDDDADRLFFKPDNIAFHSSNKVIEIQTLLADILQQYDIREKLTASVCAIESCNYRLQEQLINTDPVELAKIFISGSLNNEEMIFAPIPNLIFSRDIGIAVNNHMLLNKPAKKARFRETLLARYIFFNHPLFAAYSNNILEIPETAQHFLRPGEDSLEKTTLEGGDVMMVSPQHLIIGCSERTSISGANEAIKLLFDNDVVKKVTVVKIPHKRDYMHIDTVFTQVKRDTWVLLRSLAVGEAPLEEQEPISWFADKKQKDRAEIVQFEKDKKPRLFGCIEDLLADISENDLQSKTKTKFIYSGNSTFPFDAREQWTDSCNLLAIKEGVVLGYDRNDKTVEAFKQNGFAIIRVNELLQKFETGELDPQEMTDTLILMPSAELSRARGGFHCMSMPLLREKVV; this is translated from the coding sequence ATGATATTAACCAACAACGATTTTAAGATAGATGTAACATCCGAAATTGGCAGCTTGCGCAGTCTACTGATCCACAGTCCCGACAGTGGTCTGGGTAAAGTTGTACCTTCAAAAGCCCAGGACTGGCTTTTTGAAGATATTGTACACCTGGATACCATGCGTAAAAACGAGTATGATTATTACGTAAAACTCCTGCTCTATTTTTTAGATCCTGATAAAATAAAGGGCAAATTACAGCAGATAGATGATGATGCCGACCGCTTGTTTTTTAAACCTGATAATATAGCCTTTCATTCCTCTAACAAGGTAATTGAGATACAAACTCTGCTGGCCGATATTTTACAGCAGTATGATATCCGCGAAAAACTGACAGCCTCAGTTTGCGCTATTGAAAGCTGCAACTACCGCTTGCAGGAACAACTCATTAATACCGACCCGGTTGAACTGGCTAAAATATTCATATCAGGGTCCTTAAATAATGAGGAAATGATATTTGCCCCTATACCAAACCTTATTTTTTCGAGGGACATTGGCATTGCGGTGAACAACCACATGCTGCTCAACAAACCTGCTAAAAAGGCCCGTTTCCGCGAAACCCTACTGGCCCGGTACATATTTTTCAACCACCCATTGTTCGCTGCGTACAGCAATAATATACTCGAAATACCCGAAACCGCTCAGCATTTTTTACGCCCGGGCGAAGACAGTCTGGAAAAAACGACGCTGGAAGGCGGCGACGTAATGATGGTGAGTCCGCAGCATTTAATTATAGGTTGCAGTGAACGTACCTCTATCAGCGGTGCAAATGAAGCTATTAAATTATTGTTTGATAACGATGTGGTAAAAAAAGTAACTGTTGTAAAAATTCCGCATAAGCGCGATTACATGCACATCGATACTGTGTTTACACAAGTGAAACGTGATACCTGGGTACTACTGCGCTCATTGGCTGTAGGTGAAGCACCACTGGAAGAACAGGAGCCTATATCGTGGTTCGCTGATAAAAAACAAAAAGACAGGGCCGAAATTGTGCAGTTTGAGAAAGATAAAAAGCCCCGTCTGTTTGGCTGTATTGAGGACCTCCTGGCCGATATCAGCGAGAATGATCTGCAAAGCAAAACCAAAACGAAATTCATTTATTCGGGTAATAGCACCTTCCCCTTTGATGCACGCGAACAATGGACAGACTCCTGTAATCTGCTGGCTATAAAAGAGGGTGTTGTTTTGGGTTACGACCGCAACGATAAAACGGTAGAGGCCTTTAAACAAAACGGCTTTGCTATCATCAGGGTGAACGAATTGCTTCAGAAATTTGAAACCGGCGAGCTTGATCCGCAAGAAATGACCGATACCTTAATTTTAATGCCTTCGGCAGAACTTTCAAGGGCCCGTGGTGGTTTTCATTGTATGAGCATGCCGCTATTGAGAGAAAAGGTTGTATAG
- the argS gene encoding arginine--tRNA ligase, which yields MDFIIDAAVKAIKHLYQTDVAPAAISLQETRKEFEGQITIVTFPFTKFSRKGPEQTGTEIGEFLKNELKEIASFNVIKGFLNISISDEYWISQLYNVVLPDNFAVAKPNGQKVMVEYSSPNTNKPLHLGHIRNNLLGYSVAQILDAAGYEVVKANLVNDRGIHICKSMLAWQMFGNGETPASSGLKGDHLVGKYYVLFDKAYKTQIDELKVEGQSEEEAKKNAPVIKEAQQMLQKWEAGDAEVIGLWKTMNEWVYAGFAETYKQLGVDFDKYYYESNTYLLGKDIIEEGLEKGVFFKKPDGSVWIDLTADGLDEKLVLRSDGTSVYITQDMGTAQLKYNDYHMDKSIYVVGNEQDYHFKVLFLILRKLGKAGADGLFHLSYGMVDLPSGKMKSREGTVVDADDLMEEMNATAKEQTEAMGKVDNFSEEYKLQLYHTIGMGALKYFLLKVDPKKRLLFDPNESVDFQGHTGPFIQYTHARIKSVLSRADYQVNNNIEITELAAVERDLIVLLTQFPDIIRAAANDYSPAVIANYVYELAKAYNKFYHEKSILQAEDEISKQFRLQLSASSAKVISKAMNLLGIDVPERM from the coding sequence ATGGATTTTATTATTGATGCGGCTGTTAAAGCGATAAAACATCTGTACCAAACTGATGTAGCCCCAGCCGCTATAAGTTTACAGGAAACCCGGAAAGAATTTGAAGGGCAAATTACCATAGTAACCTTTCCGTTCACCAAGTTCTCGCGCAAAGGGCCGGAACAAACCGGTACCGAAATAGGGGAGTTCCTGAAAAATGAATTGAAAGAGATAGCCTCATTTAATGTGATAAAGGGTTTTCTCAATATCTCTATAAGCGACGAATACTGGATCAGTCAATTATATAACGTTGTACTGCCTGATAATTTTGCAGTAGCAAAACCAAATGGGCAAAAAGTGATGGTAGAATATTCATCACCAAATACCAATAAGCCGTTGCACCTCGGGCATATCCGCAACAACCTGTTAGGTTATTCCGTTGCACAAATATTGGATGCTGCTGGTTATGAGGTAGTGAAAGCCAATTTGGTTAATGACCGCGGTATACACATCTGCAAATCTATGTTGGCCTGGCAAATGTTTGGTAATGGCGAAACGCCTGCGTCATCGGGCTTAAAAGGCGATCATTTGGTAGGTAAGTATTATGTACTGTTTGATAAAGCTTATAAAACGCAGATTGATGAACTCAAAGTCGAAGGTCAAAGTGAGGAAGAAGCTAAAAAGAATGCTCCCGTTATAAAAGAGGCACAGCAAATGCTGCAAAAGTGGGAAGCCGGTGATGCAGAAGTGATTGGCTTGTGGAAAACCATGAACGAGTGGGTTTATGCAGGTTTCGCCGAAACTTATAAGCAGTTAGGCGTTGATTTTGATAAATACTACTACGAGTCAAATACCTATCTTTTAGGGAAAGACATCATAGAAGAAGGCCTTGAGAAAGGCGTGTTTTTCAAAAAGCCGGATGGTTCCGTATGGATTGACCTTACAGCCGACGGACTTGATGAAAAACTGGTGCTAAGGTCAGATGGTACATCAGTTTATATCACCCAGGATATGGGTACCGCCCAGCTAAAATATAACGACTATCACATGGATAAATCCATTTATGTGGTAGGTAACGAGCAGGATTATCACTTTAAAGTGCTTTTCCTGATACTGCGGAAGCTGGGCAAGGCTGGTGCCGATGGTTTGTTCCATTTATCATATGGCATGGTTGATTTGCCATCGGGTAAAATGAAATCGCGCGAGGGTACGGTTGTAGATGCCGATGATTTGATGGAAGAGATGAACGCAACTGCTAAAGAACAAACTGAGGCCATGGGCAAGGTTGATAATTTTAGCGAAGAATATAAATTGCAACTTTACCATACTATAGGTATGGGTGCGCTTAAATATTTCCTGCTGAAAGTTGATCCCAAGAAACGCCTGTTGTTTGACCCTAATGAGTCGGTTGATTTTCAGGGACATACCGGACCGTTCATTCAATATACCCATGCCCGTATTAAATCGGTACTAAGCAGGGCTGATTACCAGGTGAACAATAACATAGAAATAACTGAACTTGCCGCGGTTGAGCGTGATCTGATTGTGCTGTTAACCCAATTCCCGGATATTATACGTGCGGCAGCAAATGATTACAGTCCGGCAGTTATAGCCAATTATGTATATGAACTGGCCAAAGCATACAATAAATTCTATCACGAAAAGTCAATATTGCAGGCTGAGGATGAAATATCCAAACAATTCAGGTTGCAGTTGTCGGCATCATCGGCCAAAGTGATCAGCAAGGCCATGAACCTGCTGGGCATTGATGTGCCGGAAAGGATGTGA
- a CDS encoding 3-hydroxyacyl-CoA dehydrogenase family protein — protein MKNITVIGSGTMGNGIAHTFAQHGFEVSLVDISTEALNKAVQTITNNLDRQLKKGTIDEQIKTETLDRITTFTDLAQGAVNADLVIEAATENRDIKLKLFKQLSDICGDDVILASNTSSISITQIAAVTKNPGNVIGMHFMNPVPVMKLVEVIRGYATTDEVTVTIMELSKTLEKEPVEVNDYPGFVANRILMPMINEAIYTLYEGVAGVEEIDTVMKLGMAHPMGPLQLADFIGLDVCLAILKVLYDGFGNQKYAPCPLLVNMVTAGHTGVKSGSGFYKYTPGNKELIVADKFAGK, from the coding sequence ATGAAAAATATTACTGTAATTGGTTCAGGCACTATGGGTAATGGCATAGCCCATACCTTTGCACAGCATGGCTTTGAAGTGTCATTGGTTGATATTAGCACAGAAGCGTTAAATAAAGCCGTACAAACCATTACTAATAACCTGGACCGACAGTTAAAAAAAGGAACTATTGATGAGCAGATAAAAACCGAAACCCTCGATCGCATTACAACATTTACAGATCTGGCGCAAGGCGCTGTCAATGCCGATCTGGTAATTGAAGCCGCCACCGAAAACCGGGATATCAAGCTAAAACTGTTTAAACAGCTCAGCGACATTTGTGGCGATGACGTTATCCTGGCATCCAACACATCGTCAATATCCATTACGCAGATTGCCGCGGTAACAAAAAATCCGGGTAATGTTATCGGTATGCATTTTATGAACCCTGTGCCGGTAATGAAGCTGGTGGAAGTAATAAGGGGCTATGCTACTACCGATGAAGTGACAGTCACCATTATGGAGCTTTCTAAAACATTAGAAAAAGAACCCGTTGAAGTGAATGATTATCCGGGTTTTGTAGCTAATCGTATTTTAATGCCGATGATCAATGAGGCCATTTATACCTTATACGAAGGGGTTGCCGGTGTTGAAGAAATTGATACCGTAATGAAGTTGGGTATGGCACATCCGATGGGCCCATTGCAACTGGCCGATTTTATAGGGCTTGATGTTTGCCTGGCTATATTAAAAGTGCTGTATGATGGCTTTGGCAACCAAAAATATGCGCCGTGCCCTTTATTGGTAAATATGGTGACCGCTGGCCACACGGGAGTAAAATCAGGGAGTGGCTTTTACAAGTACACACCAGGTAATAAAGAGCTTATTGTAGCGGATAAATTTGCTGGTAAATAA
- the bioD gene encoding dethiobiotin synthase: protein MSSKQPIFITGIGTGVGKTVISAIVTEKLKADYWKPIQSGDLDNSDTLKVQSLVSNNVSRFFPEAYRLTQPYSPHKSAAIDKIVIDMQNIIAPQTDNQLVIEGAGGLMVPLNDNFLIIDVIKQLNARVILVSQNYLGSINHTLLSLLALKKYNIPVMGIIFNGDKDIYSKTYILDYSGVDELGHIPTYDHINKKMVVEAGSFINI, encoded by the coding sequence ATGTCATCTAAGCAACCCATATTTATTACCGGTATTGGTACCGGAGTTGGCAAAACCGTAATTTCCGCTATTGTTACAGAGAAACTGAAGGCCGACTATTGGAAACCCATCCAATCGGGCGACCTGGATAACAGCGATACCTTGAAAGTACAAAGTTTAGTGTCAAATAATGTTTCTCGATTTTTTCCGGAAGCATATCGTTTAACCCAACCTTACTCACCGCACAAATCGGCTGCTATTGATAAAATTGTTATTGATATGCAAAATATTATCGCTCCCCAAACTGATAACCAGTTGGTAATTGAAGGAGCAGGGGGCCTTATGGTTCCGTTGAATGATAACTTCTTGATAATAGATGTGATTAAACAACTAAATGCCCGGGTTATTCTGGTATCGCAGAACTATCTTGGCAGTATAAACCACACACTGTTGTCGCTCCTTGCGCTTAAAAAATATAATATACCGGTAATGGGAATTATATTCAATGGAGATAAGGATATTTATTCAAAAACGTATATCCTGGATTACTCGGGTGTTGATGAGCTGGGGCATATCCCCACTTACGATCATATTAATAAAAAAATGGTAGTTGAAGCCGGCAGCTTTATTAATATATAA
- a CDS encoding aminotransferase class I/II-fold pyridoxal phosphate-dependent enzyme: MQKSIALTSAEKYIKNKLDERTSAGTYRTLKPENNLIDFCSNDYLGFARSTELKNNISTEIQNHPYALNGATGSRLLSGNVTYAEELEQEIAAHHQYEAGLLFNSGYDANLGLLSSLAQRGDTIILDELIHASVIDGARLSYANRYSFRHNDINSLETKLKLSKGNCYVVIESIYSMNGDTPPLLEILNLTEKYGAHLIVDEAHAVGLYPAGLVNEMGLQNRVFALIVTFGKALGCHGAIVLGSNLLREYLINFARSFIYTTASSFHQLASIKMAYKLLRNETADIINLKNNINLFKRQLRPHENFPLLDSDSAIQCILLKSNDKARKAANILQNAGLDVRAILSPTVAAGTERIRICLHAFNTTDDLTLLIATINQFINVI, from the coding sequence TTGCAGAAATCAATCGCTTTGACATCTGCCGAAAAATATATCAAAAACAAACTTGATGAAAGGACATCAGCGGGCACGTACCGAACGTTAAAGCCCGAAAACAACCTTATTGATTTTTGCTCGAATGATTATCTCGGTTTTGCCCGCTCAACAGAGTTAAAAAATAATATCTCAACCGAAATCCAAAACCACCCTTACGCTTTAAACGGGGCTACCGGCTCAAGGCTGTTATCCGGAAATGTAACCTATGCCGAAGAACTGGAACAGGAAATAGCTGCCCATCATCAATATGAAGCAGGTTTGCTGTTCAATTCAGGCTACGATGCTAATCTGGGTCTATTATCCTCGTTAGCACAGCGTGGCGATACCATTATACTCGACGAACTGATACATGCCTCTGTAATTGACGGAGCGCGTTTAAGTTATGCCAACAGGTATAGTTTCCGCCATAACGATATAAACAGCCTGGAGACCAAGCTAAAGCTGTCTAAAGGCAATTGCTATGTGGTTATCGAAAGCATTTACTCCATGAATGGGGATACCCCACCATTACTGGAAATATTAAACCTGACTGAAAAATACGGCGCGCATCTGATAGTTGACGAAGCTCACGCCGTAGGCCTCTACCCTGCCGGGTTGGTAAATGAAATGGGGTTACAAAACCGGGTGTTCGCACTCATTGTTACCTTTGGAAAAGCCCTGGGCTGCCATGGGGCTATTGTATTAGGTAGTAATTTGTTACGAGAATACCTGATAAACTTTGCCCGCTCTTTTATTTACACTACAGCATCGTCATTTCATCAGCTGGCGTCTATAAAAATGGCTTATAAGCTTCTCCGAAATGAGACTGCTGACATTATCAATCTTAAAAACAATATCAATTTATTTAAAAGGCAGCTTCGGCCGCATGAGAATTTCCCGTTACTTGACAGCGATAGTGCCATTCAGTGTATTCTGCTAAAGAGCAATGACAAAGCGCGAAAAGCTGCAAACATTTTGCAAAATGCAGGGTTAGATGTAAGAGCTATACTTAGTCCTACTGTTGCAGCAGGCACAGAACGGATACGGATATGCTTGCATGCATTTAATACGACCGATGATTTAACCTTGCTTATTGCTACTATAAACCAATTTATTAATGTCATCTAA
- a CDS encoding Spy/CpxP family protein refolding chaperone — MKKILLMCCFLMGISALSYAQGGRMRRSPEEMAKGLQTQLKLTDDQTTKITAIYKDQATKMDSVRTAANGDRSAMRGAMAPLRKATDDKVKAVLTPEQATAYDAWMKERMDRMRQGGGGGGSQN, encoded by the coding sequence ATGAAAAAAATTTTGTTAATGTGCTGTTTCCTGATGGGAATTTCGGCATTAAGCTATGCACAAGGTGGCCGTATGAGAAGAAGCCCCGAGGAAATGGCTAAGGGACTGCAAACCCAGTTAAAATTAACTGACGACCAGACCACTAAAATTACTGCTATATACAAAGACCAGGCTACCAAAATGGACAGCGTAAGAACAGCTGCCAATGGCGATAGAAGTGCAATGCGCGGAGCAATGGCACCTTTAAGAAAAGCAACTGATGATAAAGTCAAAGCTGTTTTAACTCCCGAACAAGCAACTGCCTATGATGCCTGGATGAAGGAAAGAATGGACAGGATGAGACAGGGCGGCGGCGGAGGCGGCTCACAAAATTAA
- a CDS encoding XRE family transcriptional regulator produces the protein MSIISQNIKFLRKKKGLTQQQFADQLGIKRSLVGAYEEDRADPKYDLLKTLATFFDITIDDFINETIDEKWAPKPKGNPANLRILSISVDKDDNENIEMVPLKASAGYLNGYADPEYVSQLPKFYLPMFKQGTYRAFEIKGDSMLPILSGDIIIGEYLENWADIKSGETYVVISKNDGVVYKRIGNKFKENKKLKLISDNPVYEPYEINGEDVLEIWKAKGYISTQLPQPTPEPTMESLTAMMAQMQRSISNLRQSNN, from the coding sequence ATGTCAATAATTTCACAAAATATTAAGTTCCTCCGCAAGAAAAAGGGTTTAACCCAACAGCAATTCGCTGATCAACTGGGCATAAAACGCTCATTAGTAGGTGCATATGAAGAAGACCGTGCTGATCCAAAATATGACTTGCTAAAAACATTAGCAACTTTTTTTGACATCACGATTGATGATTTTATCAATGAAACCATCGACGAAAAATGGGCACCTAAGCCAAAGGGAAACCCTGCAAACCTGCGTATACTAAGTATTTCTGTTGATAAGGATGATAATGAAAATATTGAGATGGTACCGCTTAAAGCAAGCGCCGGTTATTTAAATGGCTATGCAGATCCGGAATATGTATCCCAACTGCCCAAATTTTATTTGCCCATGTTTAAACAGGGTACCTACCGGGCATTTGAAATAAAAGGTGACTCCATGCTGCCTATATTATCAGGCGATATTATTATAGGGGAATACCTGGAGAACTGGGCCGATATTAAAAGCGGCGAAACCTATGTGGTTATATCAAAAAATGATGGCGTAGTATATAAACGTATAGGCAACAAATTTAAAGAGAACAAAAAGCTCAAACTGATATCTGACAATCCGGTATATGAACCTTATGAAATAAACGGTGAGGATGTGCTGGAAATATGGAAAGCTAAAGGCTATATTTCAACCCAATTACCACAACCAACACCCGAGCCAACTATGGAAAGCCTTACCGCAATGATGGCTCAAATGCAGCGTTCTATATCAAACTTGCGACAAAGCAACAATTAA
- a CDS encoding GIY-YIG nuclease family protein yields the protein MKRFIYIITDRNRKNLHVGLCSDLVKTLQFYSDMPTLFFDSAQQLNRLVYFEEINTEEQAMERFKVVSTYTRPQKEKMIRSVNPDWIDLTIGLKFENGLRVRPQLRPSVNANRRALTF from the coding sequence ATGAAACGTTTTATATATATCATCACTGACAGAAACAGGAAAAACTTACATGTTGGTTTATGCTCTGATCTTGTAAAAACATTACAGTTCTATAGTGATATGCCTACGTTGTTTTTTGACAGCGCCCAGCAACTTAACCGGTTGGTTTATTTTGAAGAGATTAATACCGAAGAGCAGGCTATGGAACGTTTTAAAGTGGTAAGCACTTATACCCGCCCGCAAAAAGAAAAAATGATCAGATCTGTTAATCCCGACTGGATAGACCTGACCATTGGTTTGAAGTTTGAAAATGGTTTACGAGTAAGGCCTCAATTGCGCCCATCTGTAAATGCTAACAGGAGAGCCCTTACTTTTTAA
- the msrB gene encoding peptide-methionine (R)-S-oxide reductase MsrB, which yields MKRSILAIVILGVLTSFGCQNSNGQDAKRKLSKPAAEWKKTLTSNQYHIMVESGTEPPYKNEYWNNHEKGVYVSAATGDILFSSDDKFDSGTGWPSFVKAFDPKKVAIVHDNSYGMSRDEVIEKSTGLHLGHVFDDGPADRGGKRYCMNSGALKFIKK from the coding sequence ATGAAAAGATCAATTTTAGCGATAGTAATATTAGGTGTTCTGACCTCCTTTGGCTGTCAGAATAGCAACGGGCAGGATGCCAAAAGAAAGCTGAGTAAACCTGCCGCCGAGTGGAAAAAAACATTAACCTCCAATCAGTACCACATCATGGTAGAAAGCGGAACGGAACCGCCTTATAAAAACGAATACTGGAACAATCATGAAAAGGGCGTTTATGTAAGCGCGGCCACCGGTGATATACTGTTCAGCTCTGACGATAAGTTCGACAGCGGAACAGGGTGGCCAAGCTTTGTAAAAGCCTTTGATCCTAAAAAAGTTGCTATTGTACATGATAATAGCTACGGTATGAGCCGTGATGAAGTTATTGAAAAAAGTACAGGTCTGCACCTTGGTCACGTTTTTGACGACGGCCCCGCCGACCGTGGCGGTAAAAGATACTGTATGAACTCGGGAGCCTTAAAATTCATTAAAAAGTAA
- a CDS encoding fasciclin domain-containing protein, whose amino-acid sequence MKKLLLLSLLIYCTTVLAQTIDTTAHVPTIGTLKNTAGDGMQPTNNIVQNIASSNELSVFYNFIKSTNLTQTYESKGPITVFVPDNVAFENLPVGKLDSLSKPIRVWELTGIMTYHAVAGKLKAKDIEKQINEHKGIATFTTLSGATLTAKIDSNRNIVLEDENGGQSIISRFDIEQSNGMMHIVNKVLIPKNKII is encoded by the coding sequence ATGAAAAAACTGTTGCTGTTAAGCCTGTTAATATACTGCACCACGGTGCTTGCGCAAACCATCGACACAACTGCTCACGTCCCGACAATCGGCACTTTAAAAAACACCGCTGGTGATGGAATGCAGCCTACGAATAACATTGTGCAGAACATTGCATCATCTAATGAACTTTCTGTTTTTTATAATTTCATTAAATCCACCAACCTGACCCAAACTTATGAGAGCAAAGGCCCTATCACCGTATTTGTCCCAGATAACGTGGCTTTTGAAAATTTACCTGTTGGTAAGCTCGATTCGTTGTCCAAACCAATACGCGTTTGGGAGCTTACCGGTATAATGACATACCATGCCGTTGCGGGTAAGTTAAAAGCAAAGGATATTGAAAAACAGATTAACGAACATAAAGGAATAGCCACATTTACAACATTGAGCGGCGCTACCCTAACCGCCAAAATTGATAGTAACAGGAATATCGTATTAGAAGACGAAAATGGTGGTCAAAGCATTATAAGCCGTTTTGATATTGAACAAAGCAACGGCATGATGCATATTGTAAATAAAGTACTTATCCCAAAAAACAAAATCATTTAA